Proteins encoded in a region of the Candidatus Moanabacter tarae genome:
- the hemH gene encoding Ferrochelatase, protein MTSKAVILLNLGSPDSPTIKDVRRYLKEFLSDKRVVDLPLPFRLLVLYLKILPSRPKNTAEAYSKIWTETGSPLITMSKRQRELVQEQLDIPIALAMRYGRPSVQETIESLIAQGCKDLFVIPLYPQYAMSSYETASVQVSCVVNKLKPDLKVTTLPPFYRDPDYIEAIYNRISPSLSSEFDMLLLSFHGVPERHLHKTDPSNTYCLSFPGCCYQSHPAHATCYRHQCLHTAAALFQKTNLPKSKCSIAFQSRLGKKPWLTPYTDLELERLAHQGVKKLLVACPAFVSDCLETLEEIGIRGKDIFESAGGESLTLIPCLNDHPSWIRFLVNKIESWLDSG, encoded by the coding sequence ATGACTTCTAAAGCCGTTATTCTTCTTAACTTGGGATCCCCTGACTCTCCCACCATAAAGGACGTGCGGCGCTATCTCAAAGAATTCCTCTCCGATAAACGCGTGGTCGATCTCCCTTTGCCTTTTCGTTTATTGGTCCTCTACCTGAAAATCCTTCCCTCTAGACCCAAGAATACTGCCGAGGCTTATTCCAAGATTTGGACTGAAACAGGCTCTCCTCTTATAACGATGAGTAAACGGCAGCGGGAACTGGTCCAAGAGCAATTGGATATCCCAATCGCTTTGGCAATGCGCTATGGTAGGCCTTCTGTTCAGGAAACGATTGAGTCTTTAATAGCCCAAGGCTGCAAAGATCTATTCGTCATCCCACTGTACCCACAATATGCAATGTCGAGCTATGAAACTGCAAGTGTTCAGGTTTCATGCGTGGTTAATAAACTCAAACCTGACCTGAAGGTAACCACCCTTCCTCCATTCTATCGCGATCCGGATTATATCGAAGCTATCTATAATAGAATCTCACCTTCGCTCTCGTCAGAATTCGACATGCTCCTCCTAAGTTTCCATGGTGTCCCTGAAAGACATCTGCATAAGACCGACCCTTCCAATACCTACTGCCTTTCCTTCCCGGGCTGCTGCTACCAGTCCCATCCAGCTCATGCTACCTGCTATCGCCATCAATGCCTCCATACCGCTGCAGCACTATTTCAAAAAACGAATTTGCCAAAATCCAAGTGTTCCATCGCTTTTCAGTCCCGTCTTGGTAAAAAACCATGGCTGACACCCTACACCGACTTGGAGTTGGAGAGATTGGCTCATCAGGGCGTTAAAAAGCTACTCGTCGCTTGCCCGGCTTTTGTCTCAGATTGTCTCGAAACACTTGAAGAAATCGGTATTCGAGGTAAGGATATTTTCGAAAGTGCGGG